A segment of the Ammospiza nelsoni isolate bAmmNel1 chromosome 9, bAmmNel1.pri, whole genome shotgun sequence genome:
CAAATTTCTATTACAAAGATATCAGATGCAGCAGGTCTGTGGATCATATTAGTTCCACAACTACACTGCCATTGAGGTACCACTcaggttttgtttctctttcagctggaaaaaataCTGGCTTGAAGAAAAAGTTTAGTTATGCTTCCAAAGAGCTAACATATGAAAATTAAAGATCAATTAGAAGAGACACTATGCACCGTACCTGTCTGCCCACTCTGTCAGGAGGAGGCCACAGAGCGTCATCTTCTTTTGTGATTTCACTGTCGTCGATTATTCTCTTCAGTTCTTCCATCACACTCTTGTGCACATAAGCCTGGACACAACATTCCGGCAGAGAAATGAATACAGCCCTGCCCACAGCGCCCCGGCAACGCCATCCAGCCCTGACCCAGCCCACAGCGCCTTTCGCTGGCACGAGCGCCTCAGCCGCGCTGCCCTCACCTCCTTGCGGATCATCACATCGTTCTTGTAGTTGCTGTTGTTGGCGTAGCGCAGCTTTCCTGCGGGGAGAGGCTGAGCATTAATTAACCCTCGCACTAACCCACGCCGGGGGACCCGCAGCCCGCCCTCAGGGAGCGCGGCTCTCCTCCCccggcccccggccccgctctcACCGTCGGGCCGGAACTCGAACTCGAGGAACTCGTGTCCGAATTTCCCCTTGTGCCCCACATAGTAGCGGAGGTAGAAATCACTCGCCATGGCCTCTCTTCAGAGGATCTGCGTCATCAAAGGGAAGCGGAGCGGCGCCAACGCTCCGAGACTCGGCACCCTTCCCACAgcggccgcggccgcccccTGGCGGGCCGGGGGTGAGGCGGCTCCGTGAGGGGAGCGCGGGCCCGTTCCCTCAGCGGGGCTTCACCGGCACGGAGCCGGCACCGAGCGGGACACAGCACAGTCCAGCCGGGACACGGCTCAATCCGGCAGGACACGGCCTAAAGCCACTGGGGAG
Coding sequences within it:
- the MAGOH gene encoding protein mago nashi homolog — translated: MASDFYLRYYVGHKGKFGHEFLEFEFRPDGKLRYANNSNYKNDVMIRKEAYVHKSVMEELKRIIDDSEITKEDDALWPPPDRVGRQELEIVIGDEHISFTTSKIGSLIDVNQSKDPEGLRVFYYLVQDLKCLVFSLIGLHFKIKPI